In Fibrobacter sp. UWB2, one DNA window encodes the following:
- the pdxT gene encoding pyridoxal 5'-phosphate synthase glutaminase subunit PdxT yields MKIGVLAVQGAFAEHRQILEKLGVETFEIRQLRNLEQDFDGLILPGGESTVQGKLLHDLRLFEPLRERIESGLPTFGTCAGLILLAEKLSNDGHTYFATTPVTVERNAYGRQLGSFYTEENFEGIGKIPMTFIRAPLIQRASQDVQILATVQNQIVAVRYKNQLAISFHPELNSDLRVHQYFVEEIVKANQIQAKKAA; encoded by the coding sequence ATCAAAATCGGCGTACTCGCCGTACAAGGTGCATTTGCTGAGCACCGCCAGATCCTTGAGAAGCTCGGCGTTGAAACGTTTGAAATCCGCCAGTTGCGAAACCTCGAACAAGATTTCGATGGGCTCATTTTACCCGGCGGCGAAAGCACCGTACAAGGAAAGCTTTTGCACGACCTCAGACTTTTCGAGCCTTTACGCGAACGCATTGAAAGCGGACTCCCCACTTTTGGCACTTGCGCAGGTCTTATATTGCTTGCCGAGAAATTGAGCAATGACGGTCACACGTATTTTGCGACAACGCCCGTCACTGTAGAACGCAATGCCTACGGTCGGCAGCTCGGGAGTTTTTACACCGAAGAAAATTTTGAGGGAATCGGGAAAATCCCGATGACATTCATCCGAGCCCCGCTCATACAGCGCGCAAGCCAGGATGTGCAAATTCTCGCGACCGTTCAAAATCAAATTGTCGCTGTGCGATACAAGAATCAACTCGCTATTTCGTTCCACCCAGAACTCAATAGCGATTTACGAGTGCATCAATATTTCGTGGAGGAAATAGTGAAAGCGAATCAAATACAGGCAAAGAAAGCTGCTTAA
- a CDS encoding NAD(P)/FAD-dependent oxidoreductase — MFTYRYRELAVALEKKGEVRLALAKTLRVNPEEIFNLEVERFSLDSRRKGDLHWSYNVVFDLKRKVRATGNNARGLIESKREIRSLDAEPLKDTVAMASHVDVIGAGPSGLWAALHLLRKGFSVDIYEQGKQVEERFRDIRKFFVDRKFNAYSNVLFGEGGAGAFSDGKLNTRSRNLFSETVLKDMVDFGVDESVVTFAKPHIGTDKLVLMLRQVRAEIVRLGGHIHFNTSLEDIEIKDGRICAIKLREIPACAGMTSAGAGIAESHWQPCEALVLAVGHSARSVYEMLHARGVTLESKAFAMGVRVEHPQSLINMRQLGLNVDTRLTGAAEYFLATPTINKTSSAYSFCMCPGGVLVPCASEPGTLATNGMSYSRRNGAFANGAIAVPITAGAEGFDIPSSGSLFGGLDLQRKIETDAYNVGGKVYAAPAQTIKNFLAHREDKTLPKTTYPCGLVPSNLWDWMDKTICQSLAEGFQNFDRKIPGFINEGLIVAPETRTSSPLRITRNNETLESVNTQGLFVLGEGAGYAGGIVTSAADGVRLAHYAKKCK, encoded by the coding sequence ATGTTTACATATCGCTACAGAGAACTCGCTGTCGCCCTTGAAAAAAAAGGCGAAGTCCGTCTTGCGCTCGCCAAGACGCTCCGAGTGAACCCCGAAGAAATCTTCAATCTCGAAGTCGAACGCTTTTCGCTAGACTCCAGACGCAAAGGCGACTTGCACTGGTCTTACAATGTCGTTTTCGACCTGAAGCGCAAAGTCCGTGCTACGGGGAACAACGCCCGCGGGCTCATCGAATCCAAACGCGAGATTCGCAGCCTCGATGCAGAACCGTTAAAAGACACTGTAGCGATGGCTAGCCACGTGGATGTCATTGGAGCAGGGCCTAGCGGTCTTTGGGCTGCGCTACATCTTTTGCGCAAAGGGTTCTCTGTCGACATTTACGAACAAGGTAAGCAAGTTGAAGAACGTTTTCGCGACATCCGCAAATTCTTTGTAGACCGCAAGTTCAACGCCTACAGCAACGTGTTATTTGGTGAAGGTGGAGCAGGCGCATTCAGCGATGGCAAGCTCAACACCCGTAGCCGCAACCTGTTCAGCGAAACCGTACTCAAGGACATGGTAGACTTTGGCGTTGACGAAAGCGTTGTCACGTTTGCAAAGCCGCACATCGGCACAGACAAACTCGTACTCATGTTGCGTCAAGTCCGCGCCGAGATTGTCCGCCTCGGCGGGCATATTCATTTCAACACGAGCCTTGAAGATATTGAAATCAAAGATGGTCGCATTTGCGCGATCAAGCTAAGGGAGATTCCCGCATGCGCGGGAATGACAAGTGCGGGCGCAGGGATCGCGGAATCGCATTGGCAACCGTGCGAAGCGCTGGTCCTTGCAGTCGGGCATTCCGCTCGTAGCGTTTACGAGATGCTCCACGCTCGCGGCGTGACTCTCGAAAGCAAGGCGTTCGCCATGGGCGTCCGCGTCGAACACCCACAATCGCTCATCAACATGCGACAGCTCGGACTGAACGTAGATACAAGACTCACTGGAGCCGCCGAATATTTCCTCGCCACGCCGACAATCAACAAGACTTCGAGCGCCTACAGCTTTTGCATGTGCCCCGGCGGAGTCCTTGTGCCATGTGCCTCGGAACCGGGAACGCTTGCAACAAACGGCATGAGCTACAGCCGCCGCAATGGTGCATTCGCGAACGGAGCCATCGCCGTCCCGATTACAGCAGGCGCCGAAGGCTTTGACATTCCTTCAAGCGGTTCGCTTTTTGGCGGTCTCGACTTGCAACGAAAAATCGAAACAGACGCCTACAACGTCGGCGGAAAAGTTTACGCCGCTCCCGCGCAAACGATCAAGAACTTCCTCGCCCACCGCGAAGACAAAACGCTCCCCAAAACCACCTACCCTTGCGGACTCGTGCCAAGCAATCTGTGGGATTGGATGGACAAGACGATATGCCAAAGTCTCGCCGAAGGCTTCCAAAATTTTGACCGCAAAATTCCGGGATTCATCAACGAAGGCCTGATTGTCGCCCCCGAAACGCGCACTAGCTCGCCGCTCCGCATCACGCGCAACAACGAAACACTCGAAAGCGTAAACACCCAAGGGCTCTTCGTCCTCGGCGAAGGAGCTGGCTACGCAGGCGGAATCGTCACCAGTGCCGCAGACGGCGTACGACTTGCACACTACGCCAAAAAATGCAAGTAA
- the pdxS gene encoding pyridoxal 5'-phosphate synthase lyase subunit PdxS yields the protein MPTENRYELNKNLAQMLKGGVIMDVTTPEQAKIAEAAGAAAVMALERIPADIRAAGGVSRMSDPKMIKGIQDAVSIPVMAKCRIGHFVEAQLLEAIEIDYIDESEVLSPADDVFHINKHEFKVPFVCGARDLGEALRRIEEGASMIRTKGEPGTGDIVQAVRHIRLMNQEIARITSMREDELFNRAKELQVSYELVKYVHDHKRLPVVNFAAGGVATPADAALMMQLGAEGVFVGSGIFKSGNPAKRAAAIVQAVTNYKDAKLIAKLSEDLGEAMVGINENEIALLMAERGK from the coding sequence ATGCCTACAGAAAACCGCTACGAACTCAACAAGAATCTCGCCCAAATGCTTAAAGGCGGAGTCATTATGGATGTGACCACCCCGGAACAAGCAAAAATTGCAGAAGCAGCCGGTGCTGCCGCCGTCATGGCACTCGAGCGCATCCCTGCCGACATCCGCGCCGCAGGCGGAGTCTCGCGCATGAGCGACCCCAAGATGATCAAGGGCATCCAAGACGCCGTTTCCATCCCCGTGATGGCCAAGTGCCGCATCGGTCACTTTGTCGAAGCACAACTTTTGGAAGCCATCGAAATTGACTACATTGACGAAAGTGAAGTACTCTCCCCCGCCGATGACGTCTTCCATATCAACAAGCACGAATTCAAAGTGCCGTTCGTCTGCGGAGCCCGTGACCTCGGCGAAGCCCTCCGCCGCATTGAAGAAGGCGCTTCCATGATCCGCACCAAAGGCGAACCGGGAACAGGTGACATCGTGCAAGCCGTCCGCCACATCCGCCTCATGAATCAGGAAATCGCACGCATCACCTCTATGCGTGAAGACGAACTCTTCAACCGCGCCAAGGAATTGCAAGTTTCGTACGAACTCGTAAAGTACGTTCATGACCACAAGCGACTCCCCGTCGTGAACTTTGCCGCAGGTGGCGTTGCCACCCCTGCTGACGCCGCCCTCATGATGCAGCTCGGCGCCGAAGGCGTGTTCGTCGGATCAGGTATTTTCAAGTCCGGCAATCCGGCCAAGCGTGCCGCCGCGATCGTGCAAGCTGTCACAAACTACAAGGACGCCAAACTCATTGCCAAGCTCTCCGAAGATTTAGGCGAAGCGATGGTCGGCATCAACGAAAACGAAATTGCACTTTTAATGGCTGAACGAGGAAAGTAA
- a CDS encoding ATP-dependent helicase, translating to MEKSPKKSENVENSLEWERSRLDKEQLEAVETTEGYVRVVAGAGSGKTRTLTHRYLYLVKEMGISPANILCVTFTNKAAAEMKKRIRSILGGDDSGYISTFHGFCVQFLREEIHVLNYPKEFMILDEDDQKSLLRKAYADLGFSLKDLKISSVLDFVGGRKANDIGYVSLFAEHLADEENVSAAGNAPAVENEKREHLVELADEAPDKWMAVYYRYLYEQKKNYALDFDDLILVTLYILENFPEKLDKWRKRMMYVMVDEYQDIDGQQYRLADLLSSYHKNLFVVGDPDQTIYGWRGADINRILEFDQFHKGTKTILLQNNYRSTPSILKVPDAVIKNNKYRIEKVLKPVRAGGKTPVFYHAKNTREEAKWIVERIQNAVQNSVKNGAGGVHYKDIAVLYRMHSQSRSVEEALMSESIPYKVYSGVGFYQRKEIKDIICYLRMLVYADDLSFIRTVNTPKRQFGPKKMAILQAFADTRKVGLYEALLEIVYEAGRLNDVAPDVTTQAELSSVGNDHRKIDFDCKEFLSRSNVVEYVKLIEKYRSRYKDMRVSELLSKMLRETKYEEMLRLDGDEDRLDNLAELKQGILEFENYYEEDASLDEYLQNIVLFTNADEDSQEKDRVQLMTIHNAKGLEFPYVFVCGLNEGFFPVKRVQNKIQLEEERRLAYVAFTRAENVLCLSDAEDGVAGESGSRYPSRFLLEMDMGELDVARGFSDDLLLAARAFIAEADRNRDLMGDFDEDESLGAVKKAPTAEFAVGDRVVHKIFGIGTVSGVDKKNFCYEITFDKFATPRSIQFDFPLVRA from the coding sequence ATGGAAAAAAGCCCGAAAAAAAGCGAAAATGTTGAAAACTCCCTCGAATGGGAGCGTTCCCGCTTGGATAAGGAGCAACTTGAGGCAGTCGAGACGACCGAAGGCTATGTACGTGTGGTAGCTGGGGCGGGGTCAGGCAAGACCCGGACGCTCACGCACCGCTATCTGTATCTCGTGAAGGAAATGGGCATTTCGCCTGCGAACATTCTCTGCGTGACGTTCACGAATAAGGCTGCTGCTGAAATGAAAAAGCGCATCCGCTCAATTCTGGGTGGCGACGATAGCGGCTACATTTCGACGTTCCACGGCTTTTGCGTGCAGTTCTTGCGCGAAGAAATCCACGTGCTGAATTACCCGAAGGAATTTATGATTCTGGACGAGGACGACCAAAAGTCGCTTTTGCGTAAGGCGTATGCGGATTTGGGATTCTCGCTCAAGGATTTGAAAATTAGCAGTGTCCTTGATTTTGTGGGTGGCCGCAAGGCGAATGATATTGGGTATGTGTCGCTGTTTGCGGAACACTTGGCGGATGAGGAGAATGTATCGGCTGCCGGGAATGCGCCGGCGGTTGAAAACGAGAAACGCGAGCATCTGGTGGAGCTTGCGGACGAGGCTCCGGACAAGTGGATGGCGGTTTATTACCGCTATCTGTACGAGCAAAAGAAAAATTACGCGCTCGATTTTGACGATTTGATTCTGGTGACGCTATATATTTTGGAGAATTTTCCGGAAAAGCTCGACAAGTGGCGCAAGCGCATGATGTACGTGATGGTCGATGAATACCAGGATATTGACGGGCAACAGTACCGCTTGGCGGATTTGCTTTCGAGCTACCACAAGAACCTGTTTGTGGTGGGCGATCCGGACCAGACGATTTATGGCTGGCGCGGTGCCGATATCAATCGCATTTTGGAATTTGACCAATTCCATAAAGGCACGAAGACAATCCTGTTGCAGAACAATTACCGCTCGACGCCGAGCATTTTGAAGGTGCCGGACGCGGTTATCAAGAATAACAAGTATAGAATCGAAAAGGTCTTGAAACCGGTTCGTGCAGGTGGCAAGACGCCTGTGTTTTACCATGCGAAGAACACTCGCGAAGAAGCGAAATGGATTGTAGAGCGCATCCAGAATGCGGTGCAAAACTCCGTGAAAAATGGCGCGGGCGGCGTGCATTACAAGGATATTGCGGTCTTGTACCGTATGCATTCGCAGTCGCGTTCTGTCGAAGAGGCTCTGATGTCGGAGTCTATCCCTTACAAGGTCTATAGCGGGGTTGGCTTTTACCAGCGCAAGGAAATCAAGGATATCATTTGCTATTTGCGAATGCTCGTGTATGCCGATGATTTGTCGTTTATCCGGACGGTGAATACGCCCAAGCGCCAGTTCGGGCCGAAGAAAATGGCGATTTTGCAGGCGTTTGCGGATACGCGCAAGGTCGGACTTTACGAGGCTCTGCTTGAAATTGTGTATGAGGCGGGGCGCTTGAACGATGTGGCGCCTGATGTCACGACGCAGGCGGAACTTTCGTCGGTCGGTAATGACCATCGGAAAATCGATTTTGACTGCAAGGAATTCTTGTCGAGAAGCAATGTCGTTGAATACGTGAAGCTGATTGAAAAGTACCGCTCGCGTTATAAGGATATGCGCGTTTCGGAATTGCTTTCGAAGATGCTTCGCGAGACGAAGTACGAGGAAATGCTTCGCCTGGATGGCGATGAAGACCGCTTGGACAATCTCGCGGAACTCAAGCAGGGGATTCTCGAATTTGAGAATTACTACGAAGAAGATGCATCGCTGGATGAGTATTTGCAGAACATCGTGCTGTTCACGAATGCCGATGAAGATTCGCAGGAAAAGGATCGCGTACAGCTCATGACAATCCACAATGCGAAGGGCCTAGAATTCCCGTATGTTTTTGTGTGCGGCTTGAACGAGGGCTTTTTCCCGGTGAAGCGCGTGCAGAACAAGATTCAGCTCGAAGAAGAGCGCAGGCTTGCGTATGTGGCTTTCACGCGTGCCGAAAATGTGCTATGTCTGAGCGATGCCGAAGATGGCGTGGCAGGCGAGAGCGGGTCGCGTTATCCGTCGAGATTCTTGCTCGAAATGGACATGGGCGAGCTCGATGTGGCGCGTGGATTCTCGGATGATTTGCTTTTGGCGGCACGGGCTTTTATTGCGGAAGCGGACCGCAATCGCGACTTGATGGGCGATTTTGATGAAGACGAGAGTCTTGGCGCGGTAAAGAAAGCGCCTACGGCAGAATTTGCGGTAGGCGATCGTGTGGTTCACAAGATTTTTGGAATCGGGACCGTTAGCGGTGTCGATAAAAAGAACTTCTGTTACGAAATTACTTTTGACAAGTTTGCGACCCCGCGCTCGATTCAGTTCGATTTCCCGCTAGTGCGTGCTTAG
- a CDS encoding PLP-dependent aminotransferase family protein gives MLSYDISKAGDDTLYHFLYRSIKDDILSGRLEADAKLPSKRPFANALGVSVVTVENAYEQLLAEGFIYSLPRKGFFVAVIQSKNPRILPKPIPAKQSRESQRIEPPKALHYIADFVNNQVDASTFPFSTWAKITRKVLCEQQNELLTRSPNSGVIALRKAIAKMLLEFRGMRVDPEQIVVGAGTDCLYTWLVQLLGFDKKYGVEDPGYSKISKIYQKLNVVCNFIPLDEQGVRIDQLEETCTDVVHLSPSHHFPTGKVMPVSRRYELLSWAAKSSNRYIVEDEYDSEFRMVGRPIPALQNIDVQDKTIYINSFSKTLASTVRVGYMILPKPLAKKFREEFSFYTCTISNLVQYVLAKFISGGHYEKHINRMRNFYRHRRDALLETIRRSKLRDRVEIAEQDAGLHFILKINTALSDEEFCKQALEKGVRIGALSDYYTMDEPSQHEFVINYSSVPEKQMKKAISLLEKIVE, from the coding sequence ATGCTTTCATATGATATCTCAAAGGCGGGGGATGATACTCTTTATCATTTCTTGTATCGTTCTATCAAGGATGATATTCTGTCGGGGCGTCTGGAGGCGGATGCGAAGCTTCCGTCGAAGCGTCCGTTTGCAAATGCGTTGGGCGTGAGCGTCGTGACTGTTGAAAATGCATACGAGCAGCTTTTAGCCGAAGGCTTTATTTACTCGCTCCCGCGCAAGGGCTTTTTCGTTGCGGTGATTCAATCAAAAAATCCGCGAATTCTCCCAAAGCCTATTCCCGCCAAGCAATCCCGTGAATCGCAACGCATTGAACCGCCTAAGGCTCTACATTACATTGCCGATTTCGTCAATAATCAAGTAGATGCTTCGACGTTCCCGTTCTCGACGTGGGCGAAGATTACGCGAAAAGTTCTTTGCGAACAGCAAAATGAGCTGCTGACTCGTTCGCCGAATTCTGGCGTTATCGCGCTTCGAAAAGCGATCGCCAAGATGCTTCTAGAGTTTCGCGGGATGCGCGTGGATCCAGAACAGATTGTCGTCGGTGCTGGAACAGATTGCCTTTACACTTGGCTTGTGCAGCTTTTGGGCTTTGATAAAAAGTATGGCGTTGAAGATCCTGGTTATAGCAAAATTTCTAAAATCTACCAAAAGCTAAATGTCGTTTGCAATTTTATCCCGCTAGATGAACAGGGCGTTCGCATAGACCAGCTTGAAGAAACTTGCACAGATGTCGTTCATCTTTCGCCGTCGCACCATTTCCCGACTGGCAAGGTGATGCCTGTGAGCCGTCGCTATGAACTTTTAAGCTGGGCTGCAAAATCTAGCAACCGCTACATTGTTGAAGACGAATATGATAGCGAGTTCCGTATGGTGGGGCGCCCGATTCCGGCTCTCCAAAACATTGATGTGCAAGACAAAACGATTTATATAAATTCATTTTCTAAAACGCTTGCCTCGACAGTGCGCGTGGGCTATATGATTCTCCCGAAACCGCTTGCGAAAAAGTTTCGCGAAGAGTTTTCGTTTTACACTTGTACGATTTCGAATCTCGTGCAGTATGTGCTTGCAAAATTCATCAGCGGCGGACATTACGAAAAGCACATCAACCGCATGCGTAATTTCTACCGCCATCGTCGTGATGCTCTGCTTGAAACGATTCGTCGTAGCAAACTTCGTGATCGCGTTGAAATTGCCGAACAGGATGCCGGTCTGCATTTTATTCTAAAAATAAACACAGCACTTTCTGACGAAGAATTCTGCAAACAAGCGCTTGAAAAAGGCGTACGCATCGGAGCGCTTTCGGATTACTACACGATGGACGAACCTTCGCAACATGAATTTGTCATCAATTATTCATCTGTTCCCGAAAAACAGATGAAAAAGGCTATTTCGCTGCTTGAAAAAATTGTGGAATGA
- a CDS encoding RluA family pseudouridine synthase: protein MITRTIDRNFANMRLDRFLRKAFPEESLSVFFAVIRKKKVRVNGVVGKANQMLVEGDVVNIYENFKSVSDDDQKGESLPLASAAEAAPATPSSGDTPQRPDAKSATGFAKNKSTWGRHLTGAEKQAHWGAHELDLVVQTEDYVIVNKPSGLASQPGSGTRPGESLVEYLWEWGRNEGLDFKPTIAHRLDQETSGLIIAALHGDTLRDFTRMIREHVVDKFYFALVKGNLKKDRGTISESLLRTDSAKGSKMLVSQDDENAQKAITHYRVKQHYEGYDLVKIKLETGRMHQIRAHFASIGHPLLGDTRYGDFALNREVKKLFGLNRLFLHSCRLEFDWQGEHKVFDCPLPKELRDVIKQLKPMRYERPENNFQRSRR, encoded by the coding sequence ATGATTACACGTACTATCGATCGCAATTTTGCAAACATGCGCCTTGACCGTTTCCTCCGCAAGGCATTCCCCGAAGAATCGCTCTCGGTGTTCTTCGCTGTCATCCGCAAAAAGAAAGTCCGTGTAAACGGCGTTGTCGGCAAGGCAAACCAGATGCTCGTCGAAGGCGACGTGGTCAACATTTACGAGAACTTCAAGTCGGTAAGTGACGACGACCAAAAAGGGGAAAGCCTTCCCCTCGCTTCCGCCGCCGAAGCGGCTCCCGCTACCCCTTCGAGCGGGGACACCCCGCAACGCCCCGATGCAAAAAGCGCAACAGGATTTGCCAAGAACAAGTCCACCTGGGGCCGCCACCTCACAGGCGCCGAAAAGCAAGCACACTGGGGCGCTCACGAGCTCGACCTCGTCGTGCAAACCGAAGATTACGTGATTGTGAACAAGCCCTCGGGACTCGCAAGCCAGCCGGGCAGCGGCACGCGCCCAGGCGAAAGCCTCGTAGAATACCTCTGGGAATGGGGACGTAACGAAGGTCTCGATTTCAAGCCGACCATCGCCCACCGCCTCGATCAAGAAACTTCCGGCCTCATCATCGCCGCACTCCACGGCGACACGCTCCGTGACTTCACCCGCATGATTCGCGAACATGTCGTAGATAAATTCTACTTTGCACTCGTCAAAGGCAACCTCAAGAAAGACCGCGGCACCATCAGCGAATCGCTTTTGCGCACAGACAGCGCCAAGGGCAGCAAGATGCTCGTCAGCCAAGATGACGAAAATGCACAGAAGGCTATCACGCATTACCGCGTCAAGCAGCATTACGAAGGCTACGATCTCGTGAAAATCAAGCTCGAAACCGGTCGCATGCACCAGATTCGCGCCCACTTCGCAAGCATCGGGCATCCGCTTCTCGGCGATACGCGTTACGGCGACTTCGCGCTCAACCGCGAAGTCAAAAAGCTGTTCGGACTGAACCGCTTATTCTTGCACAGCTGCCGCTTGGAATTCGATTGGCAAGGCGAACATAAAGTTTTTGATTGCCCGCTCCCCAAGGAACTCCGTGACGTCATCAAGCAGCTCAAGCCGATGCGTTACGAGCGTCCTGAAAACAACTTCCAAAGAAGCAGACGATAA
- a CDS encoding DUF1846 domain-containing protein, with protein sequence MFKVGFDNDAYLKTQSEKIQERISKFGGKLYLEFGGKLFDDHHASRVLPGFAPDSKIRMLEKLKDKAEVIIAINAGDIEKNKVRGDLGITYDQDVLRLIDAFRGYGLYVSSVVLTRWQEQPSAVAYQKKLEGLGLKVYRHYPIAGYPSNIPLVVSDDGYGKNEFVETSRELVVVTAPGPGSGKMAVCLSQIYHENKRGVKAGYAKFETFPIWNIPLKHPVNLAYEAATADLNDVNMIDPFHLEAYGKTTINYNRDVEIFPVLNALFTRILGQSPYKSPTDMGVNMAGNCIVDDAAVCEAANAEIIRRYYNTLCQVRKGNAEKDQVYKLELVMEQAHISAKDRKVAVAAVAKAEETNGPAVAIELNDGTIITGKTSSLLGASSAMLLDSLKHLAGIPDEVRLLSPMVIEPIQNLKTKQLGHKNPRLHMDEVLVALSVCALTDYNAKIALEKLPELRHCEVHSSVILSQVDVGVFRRLGVNLTSEPNYQTSKLYHG encoded by the coding sequence ATGTTTAAAGTTGGTTTTGATAACGATGCTTATCTAAAAACTCAATCTGAAAAAATTCAAGAACGTATCTCTAAATTTGGTGGAAAACTTTATCTTGAATTTGGTGGTAAACTTTTTGATGACCATCACGCAAGCCGCGTTTTGCCGGGCTTTGCTCCTGACTCCAAAATTCGCATGCTCGAAAAGCTCAAGGATAAGGCCGAAGTCATCATCGCCATCAATGCTGGCGACATCGAAAAGAACAAGGTTCGTGGCGACCTCGGCATTACCTACGATCAGGACGTTCTTCGCCTGATTGACGCTTTCCGCGGTTATGGTCTTTATGTGAGCAGTGTGGTGCTGACCCGCTGGCAAGAACAGCCGAGCGCAGTTGCTTACCAGAAAAAGCTCGAAGGCCTCGGACTCAAGGTCTATCGCCATTATCCGATTGCCGGTTATCCGAGCAACATCCCGCTCGTGGTGAGCGATGATGGTTATGGCAAGAATGAATTTGTTGAAACTTCTCGCGAACTCGTGGTGGTGACCGCTCCGGGTCCGGGTAGTGGAAAGATGGCTGTCTGCCTCTCGCAAATTTATCATGAAAACAAGCGCGGTGTCAAGGCTGGCTATGCCAAGTTTGAAACGTTCCCGATTTGGAACATCCCGCTCAAGCACCCGGTCAACCTCGCTTACGAAGCTGCAACGGCTGACTTGAACGACGTGAACATGATTGACCCGTTCCACTTGGAAGCTTACGGCAAAACGACGATTAACTACAATCGCGATGTCGAAATCTTCCCGGTGCTGAACGCTCTCTTCACCCGCATTTTGGGACAGTCTCCGTATAAGTCTCCGACGGACATGGGCGTGAACATGGCTGGCAACTGCATTGTTGACGATGCCGCTGTTTGCGAAGCCGCCAATGCTGAAATCATTCGCCGTTACTACAATACTTTGTGCCAAGTCCGCAAGGGCAATGCCGAAAAGGATCAAGTCTACAAGCTTGAACTTGTGATGGAACAGGCTCACATCAGCGCTAAGGACCGCAAGGTTGCTGTCGCCGCTGTGGCAAAGGCTGAAGAAACGAACGGTCCGGCAGTCGCTATTGAATTGAACGATGGCACGATCATTACGGGTAAGACTTCTTCGCTTCTTGGTGCTTCTTCTGCTATGTTGCTCGATTCTCTCAAGCACTTGGCTGGCATTCCGGACGAAGTCCGCTTGCTCTCTCCGATGGTGATTGAACCGATTCAGAACCTCAAGACCAAGCAGCTCGGCCATAAGAACCCGCGCCTCCACATGGACGAAGTCCTCGTGGCTCTCTCCGTTTGCGCTCTGACGGATTACAATGCAAAGATTGCGCTCGAAAAACTCCCGGAACTCCGCCATTGCGAAGTCCACTCCAGCGTGATTCTTTCGCAGGTTGACGTTGGTGTGTTCCGCCGCCTCGGTGTGAACCTCACGTCTGAACCGAATTACCAGACAAGTAAATTATATCATGGCTAG
- a CDS encoding YkvA family protein, with protein MANGKVYDDVEVHDMNDMHRERKTVKTGDEQNGAPVVWKALSVIIAMLAVVYDLSPIDAVPDTIPLFGWLDDVGFTVMAALNAYQQFAKDQNSMVVRLAKYVKWMMVAFIVLAGVAVGGLITAIIALVTR; from the coding sequence ATGGCTAATGGTAAAGTTTACGATGATGTTGAAGTTCACGATATGAACGATATGCATCGTGAAAGGAAAACTGTGAAAACGGGGGATGAACAGAATGGCGCTCCCGTTGTCTGGAAAGCGCTTTCTGTGATTATCGCTATGCTTGCGGTGGTTTACGATTTATCTCCGATTGATGCGGTCCCGGATACGATTCCGCTGTTTGGCTGGCTTGATGATGTGGGCTTTACGGTGATGGCTGCTCTCAACGCTTATCAGCAATTTGCCAAAGACCAAAATTCCATGGTTGTTCGCCTGGCGAAGTACGTCAAGTGGATGATGGTGGCTTTTATTGTGCTGGCGGGTGTTGCTGTTGGCGGTCTTATAACAGCTATTATCGCGCTCGTTACGCGCTAA